The following proteins come from a genomic window of Yinghuangia sp. ASG 101:
- a CDS encoding SHOCT domain-containing protein encodes MDYPLLNVFFTTMWVFLWILWFFLLFRVLSDLFRDDEVSGWGKAGWSVFLVVLPFVGVLVYLIARGEGMGRREAVRAKESEDAFRSYVRDAAGEKTWTASPVDELHRLAELKNHGDITEDEYRRMKAKVTA; translated from the coding sequence ATGGATTACCCGCTTCTCAACGTCTTCTTCACGACAATGTGGGTCTTTCTGTGGATCCTCTGGTTCTTCCTCCTGTTCCGCGTCCTGAGCGACCTCTTCCGCGATGACGAGGTCAGCGGCTGGGGCAAGGCGGGCTGGTCGGTGTTCCTCGTCGTCCTGCCGTTCGTCGGCGTACTCGTCTACCTGATCGCCCGCGGTGAGGGCATGGGCAGGCGCGAGGCGGTCCGGGCGAAGGAGAGCGAGGACGCCTTCCGCAGTTATGTCCGCGACGCGGCGGGAGAAAAGACCTGGACGGCGAGCCCGGTCGACGAACTCCACCGCCTCGCCGAACTCAAGAACCACGGCGACATCACCGAGGACGAATACCGGCGCATGAAGGCCAAGGTCACCGCCTGA
- a CDS encoding acyl-CoA dehydrogenase family protein, whose translation MDLEFSDEQEVLRTTVRGLAARHADLAVVRAMEEDPVGYPADFWGKLGDSGLTGLTIPEKWGGSQMSMLDATVVYAEFGRALSPSPHFVSSVLCGGVLTAAGTDDQRQRWLTSVASGASVLTTAWLEPDRGHGPRGIALSARPDGDAWLLTGTKRHVPYANSAERVLVLARTGPAPTDITLFLVDPASPGVTLSPQRTIASDTQHRVDFDAVRVGAEAVVGGVGGGWPIWSAALGDGLILLAAQAVGGARRVLEITVDYAKTRHQFDKPLGAFQAIAHDLSDAVTAVDGAETLVWEAAWARDTGRDTASLAPMAKLFACRTFREVSDLSVHIHGGMGFTVECDAQLFFRRAKSLQLNWGDDRHLEEAVAARLLDA comes from the coding sequence ATGGACCTGGAGTTCAGCGACGAGCAGGAAGTCCTCCGCACGACCGTGCGCGGGCTCGCGGCCCGGCACGCCGACCTGGCCGTCGTCCGCGCGATGGAGGAGGACCCGGTCGGCTACCCCGCCGACTTCTGGGGCAAGCTCGGCGACAGCGGCCTCACCGGCCTGACCATCCCCGAGAAGTGGGGCGGGTCGCAGATGTCGATGCTCGACGCGACGGTCGTCTACGCCGAGTTCGGCCGCGCCCTGTCCCCGTCTCCCCACTTCGTCAGCTCGGTCCTGTGCGGCGGTGTGCTGACCGCGGCCGGCACCGACGACCAACGCCAACGATGGCTCACATCCGTCGCCTCCGGTGCGTCCGTCCTCACCACCGCGTGGCTCGAACCCGACCGGGGCCACGGCCCCCGGGGCATCGCCCTCAGCGCCCGCCCCGACGGCGACGCGTGGCTCCTGACCGGCACCAAACGCCATGTGCCGTACGCCAATTCGGCGGAGCGCGTCCTCGTGCTCGCCCGTACCGGCCCCGCCCCCACGGACATCACGCTCTTCCTCGTCGACCCCGCCTCCCCCGGCGTCACGCTCTCCCCCCAGCGCACCATCGCCTCCGACACCCAGCACCGCGTCGACTTCGACGCGGTGCGCGTGGGGGCCGAAGCCGTCGTCGGCGGCGTCGGCGGCGGCTGGCCGATCTGGTCCGCCGCCCTCGGCGACGGCCTCATCCTGCTCGCCGCCCAAGCCGTCGGCGGCGCCCGGCGCGTCCTGGAGATCACCGTCGACTACGCCAAGACCCGCCACCAGTTCGACAAGCCCCTGGGCGCCTTCCAGGCCATCGCCCACGATCTCTCCGACGCCGTCACCGCCGTGGACGGCGCCGAAACGCTCGTCTGGGAGGCGGCCTGGGCCCGCGACACCGGCCGCGACACCGCGAGCCTGGCCCCCATGGCCAAACTCTTCGCGTGCAGGACCTTCCGCGAAGTCAGCGACCTGTCCGTGCACATCCACGGCGGCATGGGCTTCACCGTCGAATGCGACGCGCAGCTCTTCTTCCGCCGCGCCAAATCGCTCCAGCTCAACTGGGGCGACGACCGGCACCTGGAGGAAGCGGTCGCCGCGCGGCTCCTGGACGCCTGA
- a CDS encoding MaoC/PaaZ C-terminal domain-containing protein, with amino-acid sequence MTTVAPLTLDQIKIGDELPPLSHAVTATTVILGAIAARDWRPMHHDHHFAVERQGVRDIFLNTPNQAAWFERYLTDWTGPTGRIGRVVFRMNSPVFPGDTMVYTATVTGLTTDAVGCGWVTLDVALTVDGTARTTCEARVAVPTSPDDNPWARRGERWVP; translated from the coding sequence ATGACCACCGTGGCCCCCCTGACGCTCGATCAGATCAAGATCGGCGACGAACTCCCGCCCCTCTCCCACGCCGTCACCGCGACCACCGTCATCCTCGGCGCCATCGCGGCCCGCGACTGGCGGCCCATGCACCACGACCACCACTTCGCGGTCGAACGCCAGGGCGTGCGCGACATCTTCCTCAACACCCCCAACCAGGCCGCGTGGTTCGAGCGCTACCTCACCGACTGGACCGGCCCGACCGGGCGCATCGGCCGCGTCGTGTTCCGCATGAACTCCCCGGTCTTCCCAGGCGACACGATGGTCTACACCGCCACGGTCACCGGCCTCACGACCGACGCCGTCGGCTGCGGCTGGGTCACCCTCGACGTCGCGCTCACCGTCGACGGCACCGCCAGGACCACCTGCGAGGCACGTGTCGCCGTACCGACCTCCCCCGACGACAACCCCTGGGCCCGGCGCGGCGAGCGCTGGGTACCGTGA
- a CDS encoding FAS1-like dehydratase domain-containing protein yields MTSPSPSPSPSPALPDDVAALIGVTQYEKTADFPVEQGYVWTSCASVSNGNPLYWDPDVAAAVTGGPISPPSLLSAYARPHYWAPGAEGEQLSLQVHFDLKARFGLPEAIMTDNTNVFHEPVRVGDFITSRQILRSVGPEKRTKLGVGRFWVIDVEYHNQRGALVGTESYTGYGYRREANS; encoded by the coding sequence GTGACTTCCCCTTCCCCTTCCCCTTCCCCTTCCCCGGCCCTGCCCGACGACGTCGCCGCCCTCATCGGCGTCACCCAGTACGAGAAGACCGCCGACTTCCCGGTCGAACAGGGCTACGTGTGGACGTCGTGCGCGTCCGTCTCCAACGGCAACCCGCTGTACTGGGACCCGGACGTCGCCGCCGCGGTCACCGGCGGGCCGATCTCCCCGCCGAGCCTGTTGTCGGCGTACGCCCGCCCGCACTACTGGGCGCCCGGCGCGGAAGGCGAACAGCTGTCGCTGCAGGTGCACTTCGACCTCAAGGCGCGGTTCGGGCTGCCCGAGGCGATCATGACCGACAACACCAACGTCTTCCACGAACCGGTACGCGTCGGCGACTTCATCACGTCACGCCAGATCCTGCGTTCGGTCGGCCCGGAGAAGCGCACGAAGCTCGGCGTCGGACGCTTCTGGGTGATCGACGTCGAATACCACAACCAGCGCGGCGCGTTGGTCGGGACGGAGTCGTACACCGGCTACGGCTACCGCCGGGAGGCGAACTCATGA
- a CDS encoding CaiB/BaiF CoA transferase family protein has product MSGELLHGITVLDLASVGPAARASRWLADYGADVVKIGPVPARSGVQITPPFFSYSAHRRMKRVLLDIKAPAGRDVFLSLAARADVVIESFRPGVVDRLGIGHPAVSATNPGIVYCSTSGFGQSGPRSQQAGHDLNYLATGGFLHLTGRDAHGRPPVPGATVADSAGGGMHAVIAILAALRHRDRPGGDGLGRHLDVAVADGVLALMALSVDEHLATGDDVEVGANVLLGRYACYDTYQAGDGKWLAVAAIEPRFWANLCGLLGLDTWARHQVDDAVQDEIRRDLADVFRTRDRDTWVAELAPADTCVSAVLSIPEVVADEQFASRGAFATAEHPAHGTFRQVGPVLAGMAPAPGAYGVRPADTTDTDELLAAAGLSPDRIGALREEGVVA; this is encoded by the coding sequence ATGAGTGGCGAGCTGCTGCACGGCATCACCGTCCTGGATCTGGCGAGCGTGGGCCCCGCCGCCCGCGCGTCGCGCTGGCTCGCCGACTACGGAGCGGACGTGGTGAAAATCGGCCCCGTCCCCGCCCGGAGCGGCGTGCAGATCACCCCGCCCTTCTTCTCCTACAGCGCGCACCGGCGCATGAAGCGCGTGCTGCTCGACATCAAGGCACCGGCCGGGCGCGACGTGTTCCTCTCCCTGGCCGCGCGCGCCGACGTGGTCATCGAGAGCTTCCGGCCCGGCGTCGTCGACCGGCTCGGCATCGGCCACCCGGCCGTGTCCGCGACCAACCCGGGCATCGTCTACTGCTCGACCTCGGGCTTCGGCCAGTCCGGCCCCCGGTCGCAGCAGGCGGGGCACGACCTGAACTACCTTGCCACCGGTGGTTTTCTGCACCTGACCGGCAGGGACGCGCACGGTCGGCCGCCCGTCCCCGGCGCGACCGTCGCGGACAGCGCGGGCGGCGGCATGCACGCGGTCATCGCCATCCTCGCCGCGCTGCGCCACCGCGACCGGCCGGGCGGCGACGGCCTCGGCCGCCATCTCGACGTCGCGGTGGCGGACGGCGTCCTCGCGCTCATGGCCTTGTCCGTCGACGAACACCTCGCGACCGGCGACGACGTCGAAGTCGGCGCCAACGTGCTCCTCGGCCGGTACGCGTGCTACGACACCTACCAGGCCGGTGACGGCAAGTGGCTCGCGGTCGCGGCGATCGAACCGCGCTTCTGGGCGAACCTGTGCGGCCTGCTCGGGCTCGACACATGGGCGCGGCACCAGGTCGACGACGCGGTCCAGGACGAGATCCGCCGCGACCTGGCCGACGTCTTCCGCACTCGCGACCGCGATACGTGGGTCGCCGAACTCGCCCCGGCGGACACCTGCGTCTCCGCCGTGCTGTCCATCCCCGAGGTCGTCGCCGACGAACAGTTCGCGTCCCGGGGCGCGTTCGCCACCGCCGAGCACCCGGCGCACGGCACGTTCCGCCAGGTCGGCCCGGTCCTCGCGGGCATGGCCCCGGCTCCGGGTGCGTACGGCGTACGCCCGGCCGACACCACCGACACCGACGAACTCCTGGCCGCCGCCGGGCTGTCCCCCGACCGGATCGGGGCACTACGCGAAGAAGGAGTGGTTGCGTGA
- a CDS encoding acyl-CoA dehydrogenase family protein has translation MDFELTPEQRSFADSVERFLEANQDPDVFDVTRENMAQVVDTPARRAFMRRLGEQGWLGITWPEEWGGQDGDGILEYILNEALAGRGGPQIGKGVGIIGKTILAVGSERLKAEFLPKILRNEVEFAVGYSEPEAGSDAASMRLRATRDDAQGGWILNGQKTWTTSAHFAEWYWVGARTAPPKHHGITLFLVPLDHPRITVRGIWTMGDERTNDVFFDDVFVPDDYVVGEVDKGFQYISQALDLERFTMFAFAPIAQRLDLLTTYVRTATRDDEPLSEDPVVRRTMATLATEAEVARLLGLRVVAAADKGGAPPTTEASEYKLFATELSKRLADASMDLGGPGAQLRVGTEDAPMAGRAESTYRYTVLDTIGGGTSEVQRNIIARRKLGLPKNF, from the coding sequence GTGGACTTCGAACTAACCCCAGAACAACGCTCGTTCGCCGACAGCGTGGAACGTTTCCTGGAGGCGAACCAGGACCCCGACGTGTTCGACGTGACCCGGGAGAACATGGCCCAGGTCGTCGACACCCCGGCCCGCCGCGCGTTCATGCGCCGGCTCGGCGAGCAGGGCTGGCTCGGCATCACCTGGCCCGAGGAATGGGGCGGGCAGGACGGCGACGGCATCCTCGAATACATCCTCAACGAGGCACTCGCCGGGCGGGGCGGACCGCAGATCGGCAAGGGCGTCGGCATCATCGGCAAGACCATCCTCGCGGTCGGCAGCGAACGGCTCAAAGCCGAGTTCCTGCCCAAGATCCTGCGCAACGAGGTGGAGTTCGCGGTCGGCTACTCCGAACCCGAGGCCGGCTCGGACGCCGCGTCGATGAGACTGCGCGCCACGCGCGACGACGCCCAGGGCGGCTGGATCCTCAACGGGCAGAAGACGTGGACCACTTCGGCCCACTTCGCGGAGTGGTACTGGGTCGGGGCCCGCACCGCCCCGCCCAAGCACCACGGCATCACGCTGTTCCTCGTCCCGCTCGACCACCCGCGGATCACCGTGCGCGGGATCTGGACGATGGGCGACGAGCGCACGAACGACGTGTTCTTCGACGACGTGTTCGTCCCCGACGACTACGTGGTCGGGGAGGTCGACAAGGGCTTCCAGTACATCTCGCAGGCGCTCGACCTGGAGCGCTTCACGATGTTCGCGTTCGCCCCCATCGCGCAACGGCTCGACCTGCTGACCACGTACGTCCGCACCGCCACGCGCGACGACGAGCCGCTGTCCGAGGACCCCGTCGTACGCCGCACGATGGCCACACTCGCCACCGAGGCCGAGGTCGCCCGGCTGCTCGGGCTGCGCGTCGTCGCGGCGGCCGACAAGGGCGGGGCACCGCCGACCACCGAGGCGTCCGAGTACAAGCTGTTCGCCACCGAGTTGTCCAAGCGCCTCGCGGACGCGTCCATGGACCTCGGCGGGCCCGGCGCGCAGCTGCGGGTCGGCACCGAGGATGCCCCGATGGCGGGCCGGGCGGAGTCGACGTACCGCTACACCGTGCTCGACACGATCGGCGGCGGGACCTCGGAAGTGCAGCGCAACATCATCGCGCGCCGCAAACTCGGCCTCCCGAAGAACTTCTGA
- a CDS encoding cyclase family protein, whose translation MPMPAEFHELAARVNNWGRWGDGDQLGTMNLITDEVVRAAAACVRTGKRFSLAVELREDGIQNGVIPGRDNPRRTTFLVNHEVFGPGTVATSDDAVVMGLQAGTHWDGLTHASYDDRLYNGFSARKSVTAEAGAVELGIQNVKTLVTRGVLLDVARAKGVDILAPEYAVTPEDLDAAEEFGGVRVRAGDVVLVRTGQIAKYLAGDRDGYFYGPGLSVRCPAWFHARDVAAVANDTVVFEVFPPEIEDCFMAVHALHLVEMGMLQGQNWNLEELSEDCAADGVYAFLLDASPQPFAGGVGTPVNPVAIK comes from the coding sequence ATGCCCATGCCCGCCGAGTTCCACGAACTGGCCGCGCGCGTCAACAACTGGGGGCGCTGGGGCGACGGCGACCAGCTCGGCACGATGAACCTGATCACCGACGAGGTCGTACGGGCCGCCGCGGCGTGTGTCCGGACGGGGAAGCGCTTCTCGCTGGCCGTGGAACTGCGCGAGGACGGCATCCAGAACGGCGTGATCCCGGGCCGCGACAATCCCCGGCGCACCACGTTCCTGGTCAACCACGAGGTGTTCGGCCCCGGCACCGTCGCGACCAGCGACGACGCGGTCGTGATGGGCCTCCAGGCCGGGACGCACTGGGACGGCCTGACGCACGCGAGCTACGACGACCGGCTCTACAACGGCTTCTCCGCCCGGAAGTCGGTGACCGCCGAGGCGGGCGCGGTGGAGCTGGGGATCCAGAACGTCAAAACGCTCGTCACGCGCGGCGTCCTGCTCGACGTCGCGCGTGCCAAGGGCGTCGACATCCTCGCGCCGGAGTACGCGGTGACGCCCGAGGACCTGGACGCCGCCGAGGAGTTCGGCGGGGTGCGGGTGCGGGCCGGGGACGTCGTGCTGGTCCGTACCGGGCAGATCGCCAAGTACCTGGCGGGCGACCGGGACGGCTACTTCTACGGCCCCGGTCTGTCGGTCCGCTGCCCCGCGTGGTTCCACGCCCGCGACGTCGCCGCGGTCGCCAACGACACCGTGGTCTTCGAGGTCTTCCCGCCGGAGATCGAGGACTGCTTCATGGCCGTCCACGCGCTGCACCTGGTCGAGATGGGCATGCTCCAGGGCCAGAACTGGAATCTGGAGGAGCTGTCCGAGGACTGCGCCGCGGACGGGGTGTACGCGTTCCTGCTCGACGCGTCGCCGCAGCCGTTCGCCGGCGGGGTGGGCACCCCGGTGAACCCGGTCGCGATCAAGTAG
- a CDS encoding SDR family oxidoreductase — protein sequence MGDFLTGKVVAVTGAGRGIGRAVALACAAHGAKVVVNDYGVAMDGSEPTSEVADAVVKEIAAAGGEAVAVADSVVSMEGGARIVGAGVETWGRIDGVVTVAGNLRERMLFNMSEDEFDSVVATHLKGTFTVVRAASAVMRAQGSGSIVGFTSGVYALGSVAQANYSAAKGGIVSFIRSAALGLNKYGVNANCVAPVARTRMSANVPMDLKEIGDPEDVAELVVYLLSDHAKDITGQVYTAAGPKIALWDQPHEIKAMFRDQGWTAESIAATLPTALGQDPMPVLAQLKEYAAAAARKKAAEAAG from the coding sequence ATGGGTGACTTCCTGACCGGCAAGGTTGTCGCGGTGACCGGCGCGGGCCGGGGCATCGGCCGCGCGGTGGCGCTGGCGTGTGCCGCGCACGGCGCGAAGGTCGTCGTGAACGACTACGGCGTGGCCATGGACGGCTCGGAACCGACCAGTGAGGTCGCCGACGCGGTCGTCAAGGAGATCGCGGCGGCCGGCGGCGAGGCCGTCGCGGTGGCCGATTCGGTGGTCTCGATGGAGGGCGGCGCCCGCATCGTCGGAGCGGGCGTCGAGACCTGGGGCCGCATCGACGGCGTCGTGACGGTCGCCGGGAACCTGCGCGAACGCATGCTGTTCAACATGTCCGAGGACGAGTTCGACAGTGTCGTCGCGACCCACCTCAAAGGCACCTTCACCGTGGTTCGGGCCGCTTCCGCGGTGATGCGGGCGCAGGGCTCCGGCTCGATCGTCGGCTTCACCTCGGGCGTGTACGCACTCGGCTCGGTCGCCCAGGCCAACTACTCCGCGGCCAAGGGCGGCATCGTCTCGTTCATCCGGTCCGCCGCCCTCGGCCTGAACAAGTACGGCGTCAACGCCAACTGCGTCGCCCCCGTCGCACGGACCCGCATGTCGGCGAACGTGCCGATGGACCTCAAGGAGATCGGCGACCCGGAGGACGTCGCCGAGCTGGTCGTCTACCTGCTCTCCGACCACGCCAAGGACATCACCGGGCAGGTCTACACCGCGGCCGGCCCCAAGATCGCGCTGTGGGACCAGCCGCACGAGATCAAGGCGATGTTCCGCGACCAGGGCTGGACCGCCGAGTCGATCGCCGCGACGCTGCCCACCGCGCTCGGCCAGGACCCGATGCCCGTGCTCGCCCAGCTCAAGGAGTACGCGGCAGCCGCCGCCCGGAAGAAGGCCGCGGAGGCCGCCGGCTGA
- a CDS encoding acyl-CoA dehydrogenase family protein has product MDVRYSAEDEEFRAEVRAWLHDNLAGEFAEAVGTGGPGGEHENVGIRRAWERRLGEGRWIGLDWPAAYGGREATLVRQVVFGEEYARAQAPGRVNHMGENLLAPTLLAFGTEAQKARFLPPIARGEELWCQGYSEPGAGSDLAALRTRAVRDEETGDWLITGQKVWTSLAHEADWIFVLARTDPDSRRHHGISFLLVPMDQPGVEVRPIVQLTGTSEFNEVFFDRARAKAEHVVGRPGEGWRVAMGLLAFERGVSTLAQQIGFAQELRTVVDTARENGAIRDPILRDRLLQSWIDLKLLRCNALRTLGSADPGAPSVAKLLWATWHQRLGILAMDVGGAASTLAAAEPYELTAAQRLFLFTKADTIYGGSNEVQRNIIAERVLGLPREPRGDAT; this is encoded by the coding sequence GTGGACGTCCGCTACAGCGCCGAGGACGAGGAGTTCCGGGCGGAGGTCCGCGCCTGGCTGCACGACAACCTCGCGGGCGAGTTCGCCGAGGCCGTCGGTACCGGCGGCCCCGGCGGCGAGCACGAGAACGTCGGGATTCGGCGGGCGTGGGAGCGCCGCCTCGGCGAAGGCCGCTGGATCGGCCTCGACTGGCCCGCCGCGTACGGCGGACGCGAGGCGACCCTCGTGCGCCAGGTCGTCTTCGGCGAGGAGTACGCGCGCGCCCAGGCCCCCGGCCGCGTCAACCACATGGGCGAGAACCTGCTCGCCCCGACCCTGCTCGCCTTCGGCACCGAGGCGCAGAAGGCACGTTTCCTCCCGCCCATCGCGCGCGGCGAGGAACTGTGGTGCCAGGGCTACTCCGAGCCCGGCGCCGGATCCGACCTCGCGGCCCTGCGCACGAGGGCCGTCCGCGACGAGGAGACCGGCGACTGGCTCATCACCGGGCAGAAGGTCTGGACGTCGCTGGCCCACGAAGCCGACTGGATCTTCGTGTTGGCGCGCACCGACCCGGACTCCCGTCGGCACCACGGGATTTCCTTCCTGCTGGTGCCGATGGACCAACCCGGGGTCGAGGTGCGTCCGATCGTGCAGCTCACCGGGACCAGCGAGTTCAACGAGGTCTTCTTCGACCGGGCCCGCGCGAAGGCCGAGCACGTCGTCGGCCGGCCCGGCGAGGGCTGGCGCGTGGCGATGGGCCTGCTGGCGTTCGAGCGCGGCGTGTCCACCCTCGCCCAGCAGATCGGCTTCGCCCAGGAGTTGCGCACGGTCGTCGACACCGCGAGGGAGAACGGGGCGATCCGCGACCCGATCCTGCGCGACCGCCTGCTCCAGTCCTGGATCGACCTGAAACTGCTGCGCTGCAACGCCCTTCGCACGCTCGGCTCGGCCGATCCGGGGGCGCCGTCGGTGGCGAAGCTGCTGTGGGCGACGTGGCACCAGCGGCTCGGCATCCTCGCGATGGACGTGGGTGGCGCGGCGTCCACGCTCGCCGCCGCGGAGCCGTACGAACTCACGGCCGCACAACGGCTGTTCCTGTTCACGAAGGCGGACACGATCTACGGCGGGTCGAACGAGGTCCAGCGCAACATCATCGCCGAGCGCGTTCTCGGCCTGCCCCGCGAACCCCGAGGAGACGCGACGTGA
- a CDS encoding SDR family oxidoreductase — MSKPPEYVGGHGLLAGKTVLITAAAGTGIGFAAARKALEEGAVVAISDKHERRLGQAADDLAAIAGARPLAVPCDVTAEADVQRLVDTAAAELGGIDVVINNAGLGGQADVVDMTDDQWHLVLDVTLNGTFRMTRAALRHMRARGRGVIVNNASVLGWRAQKGQAHYAAAKAGVMALTRCSALEAAEFGVRVNAVAPSIAMHAFLARTSSDELISELGSAEAFGRAAEPWEVANVMVFLASDYSSYMTGEVVSVSNRHA, encoded by the coding sequence GTGAGCAAGCCACCCGAATATGTGGGCGGGCACGGCCTGTTGGCCGGCAAGACCGTCCTGATCACGGCCGCCGCGGGCACCGGCATCGGGTTCGCCGCGGCCCGGAAGGCGCTGGAGGAGGGGGCGGTCGTGGCGATCAGCGACAAACACGAGCGCCGTCTCGGCCAGGCCGCCGACGACCTCGCCGCGATCGCCGGCGCCCGCCCGCTCGCGGTGCCGTGCGACGTCACCGCGGAGGCCGACGTACAACGGCTCGTCGACACCGCGGCGGCCGAACTCGGCGGTATCGACGTCGTGATCAACAACGCGGGGCTCGGCGGGCAGGCGGACGTGGTCGACATGACCGACGACCAGTGGCACCTGGTGCTCGACGTGACCCTCAACGGCACGTTCCGCATGACGCGCGCGGCGCTGCGCCACATGCGGGCGCGCGGCCGGGGCGTCATCGTCAACAACGCGTCGGTGCTGGGCTGGCGGGCGCAGAAGGGCCAGGCGCACTACGCCGCCGCGAAGGCCGGCGTCATGGCCCTCACGCGCTGTTCGGCGCTCGAGGCGGCGGAGTTCGGGGTGCGCGTCAACGCCGTCGCGCCCAGCATCGCGATGCACGCGTTCCTCGCGAGGACGTCGTCGGACGAGCTGATCTCGGAGCTCGGCAGCGCGGAGGCGTTCGGGCGCGCGGCCGAGCCGTGGGAGGTCGCCAACGTCATGGTGTTCCTCGCGTCCGACTACTCGTCGTACATGACGGGCGAGGTGGTGTCGGTGAGCAACCGGCACGCGTGA